The following proteins are encoded in a genomic region of Tenebrio molitor chromosome 7, icTenMoli1.1, whole genome shotgun sequence:
- the LOC138134420 gene encoding uncharacterized protein isoform X1 — MFTKRAALTLFLVSAFPDILYGITTIHHDKPEESRIAEMATKMTETNRKVPSTLNLERQKRLLPYINYYLSNNRPKPEREQFTPFLESNAIPGPFIPIVKNVPKNIEVEYVPQPPLTEKNPNYAVIYDTLAELKQAQQNMRHSLSPVYRKPITYYPMHYYDQYRDVQPAKTIIETYTPTNIDIPDNSDDKKYGHVTDLVYKMHGHKPQVSESYVIERPLVSYRIPEEAPKSYFGDKLIVRKPLVMYEEKQPEYTQNEKPIVYEVPTTRPQANTIVDDKYVAQKFTPVSRTEEQEHIYQKQYTPVQFVTEQPKYVHYYSSPAPVVPTENTNILSKILKQLQNSNTLPQTLTAENIDNSIRTLVKILNGLRKQQRLKTKPIVVVEESSEETPEKSTQEGENVLEKPDYEYVPGTITQTFPANTIEGGTPGRPGIDYPALSSIPQTSFNCKTQRYKGFFGDPHTNCQVWHYCDLNGGQASFLCPNGTIFSQVALTCDWWYNVKCSSTAQLYVLNERLYKYILPLAPKFPEDYSGPLVDRYLALKFKEMEEKMKNEKKKDDKSEEEKDDSDQLQDIRNEKAKSSEET; from the exons ATGTTCACCAAACGAGCTGCACTGACATTGTTCTTAGTATCAG CATTCCCTGATATACTTTACGGCATAACGACCATCCACCATGACAAACCTGAAGAATCACGAATTGCCGAAATGGCCACCAAGATGACAGAAACGAACCGAAAAGTGCCATCAACTCTAAACTTGGAACGTCAAAAGAGACTCTTACCctacataaattattatttgagcAACAATCGACCGAAACCAGAACGCGAACAATTCACACCGTTTTTGGAAAGTAACGCTATACCAGGACCTTTCATCCCCATCGTGAAGAATGTTCCGAAAAATATTGAAGTAGAATACGTCCCGCAACCACCCCTGACTGAGAAAAATCCCAATTACGCAGTGATCTACGACACTTTGGCGGAACTAAAACAAGCTCAACAAAATATGAGACACAGTTTAAGTCCTGTCTATCGTAAACCTATTACTTATTATCCGATGCACTACTACGACCAATATAGAGATGTACAACCGGCGAAAACAATTATAGAGACATACACACCTACCAACATTGATATACCTGACAACAGTGACGACAAAAAATACGGACATGTGACCGATCTAGTGTATAAAATGCATGGCCATAAACCACAAGTCAGTGAGTCATATGTCATTGAGAGACCTTTAGTTAGTTATAGGATACCAGAGGAAGCACCGAAAAGCTATTTCGGTGACAAACTTATAGTAAGGAAACCTTTAGTTATGTACGAAGAAAAACAACCAGAATATACACAAAACGAAAAACCGATTGTATATGAGGTACCGACGACGAGACCTCAAGCTAACACGATTGTCGACGACAAATACGTTGCTCAAAAATTCACCCCGGTCTCGCGCACAGAAGAACAAGaacatatttatcaaaaacaataCACCCCCGTACAGTTCGTAACCGAACAACCTAAATACGTGCATTATTACTCATCCCCTGCCCCAGTCGTTCCAACAGAAAACACGAACATTCTGAGTAAAATCCTGAAACAGTTGCAAAATTCCAACACTTTACCTCAAACTCTGACAGCGGAAAATATCGACAACAGTATTCGAACtttggtaaaaattttgaacggtTTGAGGAAACAGCAAAGACTCAAGACGAAACCGATTGTTGTGGTTGAAGAAAGTTCCGAAGAAACGCCCGAGAAAAGCACACAAGAGGGTGAGAACGTTTTGGAAAAACCGGATTACGAGTACGTGCCGGGGACGATCACGCAGACTTTCCCCGCCAACACGATTGAAGGGGGCACCCCTGGAAGGCCTGGAATTGATTATCCAGCGTTGTCTTCCATACCGCAAACAAGCTTTAATTGCAAAACGCAACGGTATAAAGGGTTCTTCGGGGATCCACACACCAACTGTCAG GTATGGCACTATTGCGATTTGAACGGAGGTCAAGCGTCATTTTTGTGCCCTAACGGCACAATATTCAGTCAAGTTGCCCTGACGTGTGACTGGTGGTATAACGTTAAATGTTCGTCGACGGCTCAACTTTACGTTCTAAACGAGAGGCTCTACAAGTACATTCTTCCGTTAGCACCGAAATTTCCCGAGGATTACAGTGGACCGTTAGTGGATAG GTATTTAGCTCTGAAATTCAAAGAGatggaagaaaaaatgaaaaatgagaagaaaaaagacgataaaagcgaagaagaaaaagatgATTCGGATCAGCTGCAGGACATAAGAAATGAAAAGGCCAAGTCTTCAGAAGAAACTTAA
- the LOC138134420 gene encoding uncharacterized protein isoform X2 codes for MATKMTETNRKVPSTLNLERQKRLLPYINYYLSNNRPKPEREQFTPFLESNAIPGPFIPIVKNVPKNIEVEYVPQPPLTEKNPNYAVIYDTLAELKQAQQNMRHSLSPVYRKPITYYPMHYYDQYRDVQPAKTIIETYTPTNIDIPDNSDDKKYGHVTDLVYKMHGHKPQVSESYVIERPLVSYRIPEEAPKSYFGDKLIVRKPLVMYEEKQPEYTQNEKPIVYEVPTTRPQANTIVDDKYVAQKFTPVSRTEEQEHIYQKQYTPVQFVTEQPKYVHYYSSPAPVVPTENTNILSKILKQLQNSNTLPQTLTAENIDNSIRTLVKILNGLRKQQRLKTKPIVVVEESSEETPEKSTQEGENVLEKPDYEYVPGTITQTFPANTIEGGTPGRPGIDYPALSSIPQTSFNCKTQRYKGFFGDPHTNCQVWHYCDLNGGQASFLCPNGTIFSQVALTCDWWYNVKCSSTAQLYVLNERLYKYILPLAPKFPEDYSGPLVDRYLALKFKEMEEKMKNEKKKDDKSEEEKDDSDQLQDIRNEKAKSSEET; via the exons ATGGCCACCAAGATGACAGAAACGAACCGAAAAGTGCCATCAACTCTAAACTTGGAACGTCAAAAGAGACTCTTACCctacataaattattatttgagcAACAATCGACCGAAACCAGAACGCGAACAATTCACACCGTTTTTGGAAAGTAACGCTATACCAGGACCTTTCATCCCCATCGTGAAGAATGTTCCGAAAAATATTGAAGTAGAATACGTCCCGCAACCACCCCTGACTGAGAAAAATCCCAATTACGCAGTGATCTACGACACTTTGGCGGAACTAAAACAAGCTCAACAAAATATGAGACACAGTTTAAGTCCTGTCTATCGTAAACCTATTACTTATTATCCGATGCACTACTACGACCAATATAGAGATGTACAACCGGCGAAAACAATTATAGAGACATACACACCTACCAACATTGATATACCTGACAACAGTGACGACAAAAAATACGGACATGTGACCGATCTAGTGTATAAAATGCATGGCCATAAACCACAAGTCAGTGAGTCATATGTCATTGAGAGACCTTTAGTTAGTTATAGGATACCAGAGGAAGCACCGAAAAGCTATTTCGGTGACAAACTTATAGTAAGGAAACCTTTAGTTATGTACGAAGAAAAACAACCAGAATATACACAAAACGAAAAACCGATTGTATATGAGGTACCGACGACGAGACCTCAAGCTAACACGATTGTCGACGACAAATACGTTGCTCAAAAATTCACCCCGGTCTCGCGCACAGAAGAACAAGaacatatttatcaaaaacaataCACCCCCGTACAGTTCGTAACCGAACAACCTAAATACGTGCATTATTACTCATCCCCTGCCCCAGTCGTTCCAACAGAAAACACGAACATTCTGAGTAAAATCCTGAAACAGTTGCAAAATTCCAACACTTTACCTCAAACTCTGACAGCGGAAAATATCGACAACAGTATTCGAACtttggtaaaaattttgaacggtTTGAGGAAACAGCAAAGACTCAAGACGAAACCGATTGTTGTGGTTGAAGAAAGTTCCGAAGAAACGCCCGAGAAAAGCACACAAGAGGGTGAGAACGTTTTGGAAAAACCGGATTACGAGTACGTGCCGGGGACGATCACGCAGACTTTCCCCGCCAACACGATTGAAGGGGGCACCCCTGGAAGGCCTGGAATTGATTATCCAGCGTTGTCTTCCATACCGCAAACAAGCTTTAATTGCAAAACGCAACGGTATAAAGGGTTCTTCGGGGATCCACACACCAACTGTCAG GTATGGCACTATTGCGATTTGAACGGAGGTCAAGCGTCATTTTTGTGCCCTAACGGCACAATATTCAGTCAAGTTGCCCTGACGTGTGACTGGTGGTATAACGTTAAATGTTCGTCGACGGCTCAACTTTACGTTCTAAACGAGAGGCTCTACAAGTACATTCTTCCGTTAGCACCGAAATTTCCCGAGGATTACAGTGGACCGTTAGTGGATAG GTATTTAGCTCTGAAATTCAAAGAGatggaagaaaaaatgaaaaatgagaagaaaaaagacgataaaagcgaagaagaaaaagatgATTCGGATCAGCTGCAGGACATAAGAAATGAAAAGGCCAAGTCTTCAGAAGAAACTTAA
- the fru gene encoding protein tramtrack, beta isoform: MDQQFCLRWNNHPTNLTDVLSSLLRREALCDVTLACDGETFKAHQTILSACSPYFETIFIQNAHPHPIVFLKDVNYNEMKALLDFMYKGEVNVSQNLLPMFLKTAEALQIRGLTDNNSLSSKNDDVAEVPRREKERERLMERDSPPVEKRKRKSSSNCDNMTSNSISERYNDSQASSQSNYKASPTLPKLNPISPADRENLSAEDMRMSSPHIKQEPLHDSSPHVDSFHSMSEALQTTNKWGRDVVLELLPSHKHLTLRHYLDASTTQTSNEEPADNCVQRFWTERDFHQMQQTCENVSLSPAISTVSQECSVIQTVTAQKMMKSATSKPNVGRKGSRFRSTWLESYFWLQYDEQENLMYCKFCRKWSGAMPEIRTSFAEGSTNFRLEIVNHHDKCKAHRLCVAREGGSVSVHPEDIKLLGPHSLSDQTESDGTPPIPPPEATDTIDATWQEQGQAYQPSSFYQPEQPTIESKVPAIVESRAPASDYCEMFDKISESPSLYTCSKTWHMRLTFDKLPGGCNLHRCKLCGKIVTHIRNHYHVHFPGRFECPLCRATYTRSDNLRTHCKFKHPRYNPDTRKFEAPSITNDTTAD, from the exons ATGGATCAACAATTCTGCCTGCGTTGGAACAACCACCCCACGAACCTGACAGATGTCCTGAGCAGTCTTTTGCGGCGGGAGGCCCTCTGCGATGTGACGCTGGCTTGTGACGGAGAGACCTTCAAGGCGCACCAGACTATCCTGTCGGCGTGCAGCCCGTACTTCGAAACGATATTCATACAAAATGCTCACCCCCATCCCATCGTTTTCCTCAAAGATGTCAATTACAACGAAATGAAAGCGCTGCTGGATTTCATGTATAAAGGTGAAGTGAACGTCTCACAGAACCTTCTACCGATGTTCCTAAAAACGGCCGAGGCCTTGCAGATTAGGGGCTTGACCGATAATAATTCGTTAAGTAGTAAAAACGACGATGTAGCTGAAGTGCCAAGAAGGGAAAAAGAAAGAGAACGACTAATGGAGAGGGACTCGCCGCCTGTTGAAAAGCGGAAACGGAAATCGTCTTCAAACTGTGATAATATGACGTCAAACTCAATTTCAGAACGATATAATGACTCTCAG GCATCATCTCAAAGTAACTACAAAGCAAGTCCGACGCTGCCAAAGTTAAACCCTATTTCTCCAGCAGACAGAGAAAATTTGAGCGCAGAAGATATGAGAATGTCATCACCTCATATTAAACAAGAACCCCTTCATGATTCAAGTCCACATGTTGATTCATTTCACTCCATGTCTGAAGCCTTGCAAACA ACTAACAAGTGGGGGAGGGACGTGGTCCTCGAACTGTTGCCGTCGCATAAGCACTTGACCTTAAGACATTATCTGGACGCATCGACGACGCAAACGTCGAACGAGGAGCCCGCTGACAACTGCGTCCAAAGATTCTGGACGGAAAGAGATTTCCATCAGATGCAGCAGACGTGCGAAAATGTCAGTTTATCGCCGGCGATATCCACCGTGTCCCAAGAATGTTCGGTCATTCAGACTGTGACGGCTCAGAAAATGATGAAATCTGCCACGTCCAAGCCGAACGTCGGCAGGAAAGGGAGCCGTTTCAGGAGCACGTGGCTGGAGTCGTACTTCTGGTTGCAGTACGACGAACAGGAGAACCTGATGTACTGCAAGTTTTGCAGGAAGTGGAGCGGAGCCATGCCGGAAATACGCACCTCCTTCGCGGAGGGAAGCACAAATTTTCGTTTGGAAATCGTCAATCATCACGACAAGTGTAAAGCGCACAGATTGTGTGTCGCCCGag AGGGCGGAAGTGTAAGTGTACACCCGGAAGATATTAAATTATTGGGCCCACATTCGTTATCAGATCAAACAGAATCCGATGGAACCCCGCCTATACCTCCACCAGAAGCAACAGATACTATAGATG CTACGTGGCAGGAACAGGGACAGGCGTACCAACCATCCTCTTTCTATCAACCAGAACAACCGACAATCGAGTCGAAAGTACCCGCCATTGTAGAATCACGCGCACCCGCCTCTGATTATTGCGAGATGTTTGACAAGATCTCGGAGTCGCCTAGTCTTTACACAT GTTCAAAAACCTGGCACATGCGGCTAACGTTTGACAAGCTGCCAGGTGGCTGCAACCTGCACCGGTGCAAATTGTGTGGGAAAATAGTGACGCACATTCGCAACCACTATCATGTGCACTTCCCGGGCAGGTTTGAGTGTCCCCTGTGTCGAGCCACGTATACACGCAGCGACAATCTGCGCACTCATTGCAAATTCAAACATCCGCGCTACAATCCCGACACCAGGAAGTTTGAAGCACCGTCGATTACCAATGACACGACGGCCGATTGA